The Angustibacter sp. Root456 genome includes the window CCCCGCAGCCCCGGCCAACGCCGCCACGACGCCCTGCAGCACCTCGCCCACACCACCCTGGCCCGCAACCAGGTCCCGACCTCGCACGGCTCCCCAGTGCGCGTCATCGTGCGCGTGGGGGTGGACACGTTGGCCGCTGTGGTCGCCGCCTCAGGAGCCGACNNNNNNNNNNNNNNNNNNNNNNNNNNNNNNNNNNNNNNNNNNNNNNNNNNNNNNNNNNNNNNNNNNNNNNNNNNNNNNNNNNNNNGCCAAGACGCTGCGTCCCGCCACCCCAGCCAGCCCCGCGCGGGTTGAGGGTCACCCGCCTCCGGCCGAGCTGGACGACGGCACCCCCATCTNNNNNNNNNNNNNNNNNNNNNNNNNNNNNNNNNNNNNNNNNNNNNNNNNNNNNNNNNNNNNNNNNNNNNNNNNNNNNNNNNNNNNNNNNNNNNNNNNNNNNNNNNNNNNNNNNNNNNATCTGGGACACCAACCCACCAGGCCCACCAGGCCCACCAGGCAGCAACCCACCAGACCCACCAGACCAGCCGCTACCGCCCCACCGCGCCAACGACCTCATCCACCGCCTCGTGCGGCAGTGGGTCGCACCCAGGCGCGAGTAGAGCCCTACGCGACCAGGTGAACGTCGTAGTCGACCACCACCGCGGCGTGGTCGCTCCACCGCTCGGCGTAGCTGTGCGCGCGCCCGGCCTCGGCTTTGACCGCTCGAGCGCCGAGAGCCGCCGTCGCCAGCTGGTAGTCGATCCGCCACCCCGCGTCGTTGTCCAACGACCTCCGCTATCTCACCAAACGTCGACTACACGCTGACCTGCGTAAATGCGCGATTTGATCTTGATCACGGCGGCCGCGCAGCCCATGCCAGGGGGTGTTACGGGCACACATGCGGCCGCCCCACACCGACTCAAATCCTCAGGTCGCGTCGCCCCGAGCTCGCTCTTCCACACTTCCCGCCAAGAACAAGAGACTATAGTCTCGTTGGGTGAATAGGCGTCGCCGGAGGCCGGACCCAGCCGTGGAGGCCTTCCTGGCATGCCACCCAGCACCGGCCGCCCCCACTCGCTGGGTCAGAGAGACCAAGGCTGACGGGCGTGACTACTGGGCGGCAGTGGACGCGCCGGTGGTCACCTTCGAAGAGGCCTGGGCGCGGTACCACCACTTCATGGCCGAGGCCGTGCTCTGGATGATCCAGGAGGGGCGCTGGCCTGAGTGGAGTTGGGACGACGACTGCGTGGCGCTGCACGCGTCCGTCGACGACAGCAGGGCCGGGACGGTGGCGGCGGAGAAGTTGTGGATCAG containing:
- a CDS encoding DUF222 domain-containing protein; this translates as PRSPGQRRHDALQHLAHTTLARNQVPTSHGSPVRVIVRVGVDTLAAVVAASGAD